The sequence below is a genomic window from Salinispira pacifica.
ATAGCGGGCGAGAACCGGTCCCTCCCATTCACCCTTGTAATTGGTGGGGGTGTAGGGGGTGCCGTCATCGTTCCAGAACACCACGGGACTGTCATATATCATCGTGGCAGGTGTGATCACTTCCTTTTCTATGGCTGCGGAATAGTACAGGGGTTTGAATGAACTTCCCGGCTGCACCCGGGCCTGGAGAGCCCTGTTCAGCTGGTTGGTTTGTTCAAATTTGTTTCCCCCGATCATGGAGAGTACATGACCGGTCTCATTTTCCAGTGATATGAGAGCTCCCTGTACGGTGGTTTGTTTTTCCAGGTTTTCCTTTTGCTGATACGCAGTCCAGGTGATGTCCCTCAGCCCGCCGTCATTGCTGTTTTCGCTCAACAGAGTGAGCATATCGATCATCGGGGTAATATTGTCCCGAAAATAGGTCTTGGCATTCTGGAGCTGCTTCTCCCCGGCTACTCTCAGCTGGTCGACGTTGAAACCCAGGGAGAGAAGATCGATGGCGGGGACGAACACCTCGGTGGCAAAGCGTGCACGGCTGGATATATTGCGGTCATAGGTTTCATTGGCGGACTGGATGCCGACCTGGAGGTATTCCCGGGCAGCGTCCTGGTAATCCAGATCCAGAGTAGTGTACACCTTGTAGCCGTCCCGGTAGATATCGGCGCTGCCCAGGAGAATCTCGTTTTCCAGAAGGTAGCGGACATGTTCGCTGAAATACGGCGCTTTATCCTGCCGTTCGAAAAAAGCGGTGGTGGTCCCGGACCTGGTATAGTCGTAATTGCGCCAGAACTCATCAAAAGAGGCTTCAACCTCTTCCTGGGTTGCGTAGCCCTGCACCACCATCTCGTCCAGCATCTCTTTCTGCCGTTCTCTGGCCAGGTTGGGATTTTTCAGGGGAGAGTACTTATTGGTGCTGGAAAGCTGGAGGGCAAGCATCATGCTCTCGGCAATGGTGACTTCCCGGGCGGAATGACCGAAGAAAAACTTGCTGGCCGCCTCCACCCCGTAGGTGTTATGTCCGAACCATGACTTATTCAGATATTCTTCAAGAATTTCATTCTTGGACCAGTTGCGTTCAAGTTGAAGGGCTATCCAGATTTCCTGAAGCTTCCGGCTTACCGATACATCGCTCTTGTCAAGATACAGCATGGTGGCAAGCTGCTGAGTGAGGGTCGAACCTCCTCCGGCAAAGTTGTTGGTGAGATAGCCGATGGCCGCACGGGTGGTGCCGGTAATGCTCACCCCTTTATGCTGGAAAAAGTCCTGGTCTTCACGGGTGATAACTGCATAAATCAGATGTCTGGGCATTTCCTCAATGGAAATGAGTTCTCTCTTTTCATCAGAGAAAAACTCTGTGATCAGACGGCCGTTTCTGTCATATATTTGAGTGGGCAGAGCAGCTTCCGATTCATTAAAATCATTCAGTCCCTCAAGATTATATGTCGCTCCTAAAGCGATTCCGATAACCACTGAAAACAGAATGAAAAAGCCGGCGAATACACCGGCGAGAATTCTGAGAGTTGTCTTCCCTTTTTTAGATAATGCCATACCGCATAGAGATTATGACAGTCTGCGCTCTGTTGTCAATTACTGGGACCGGCGAATGATCGGGTTATTTTCTGCCGGGACCGTTGGATCCTCCGGAAACCAGGAGGAGGGAATAGAGCAAAAAAAAGGCCGGTTCGAGGGAACCGGCCAACCCTTAAGGGTTATCGACCAGGAAAATATAGCAAACTGGGAGGGGAACTATACCCCGGCCGACACTGCTATTATCGTAAATTTCCGGCCAAACGTTAATAGAAAAGATTGATTTATCCGGGAAATTTCATTATCAGCGGCGAATATACTCCTGGGGATCCCGGTTTTTTCCCAAATACATGATTTCAAAGTGAAGATGTGCCCCTGTGGAAAGACCGCTGTTGCCCACAGAGGCGATTGTATCCCCTGCCTTCAGGGTATCGCCGATTCCCACAAAAATGTTCCCCAAATGTGCATACATGGTCTGATACCCCGATGGATGCTCAATGCTGATGTATTTGCCGTATACCCGGTCTTCCCCCACATCCAGCACTCTCCCCTCCATTGCGCTGACCACGGATGTTCCCATGGGAGCTACAAGATCAATACCGAAATGAAACTGGTTCCGGCCGGTGAACGGACTGGTACGCAGCCCGTAGCCCGATGAAATGTAGCTTCCCGGAAGAGGATCCCTGAACAGAACCTGAAGAAATGCCCGCCGTTCAACGCCTGTAAAATCCCCGTTGAGAACAAACCGCCAGGAGGAGGGATCCTTGCCCGGAGCTCTGGGCGGCAGGGTGAATTGTTCGCTGAGTTCGAAGCTGCCGTCATCCTTAATGCGTGAACTGAGCATCCGCTGAAAATCGCTTTCAGGATTCTCCGGAATAAACATGCCGGGAATATTCGGTATGAGCACGGGAGTGCCTGGCAGGGGCAGCCGGGGATTATCCAGCCGGTTCAGCGTGGCTATGCTTGCCTGGGGGATATTCAGCCGGGCTGCCAGAGAGAACATGCTGTCGCCTTCCTGAACCACATATTCGTAGATGCTCAGCTGAGGCCTGGCATCATTACCCGCCTGCCAGCGGTAAAACGACTGGATGTCATCGCTGATCTGGCGGAAAATAGGATCCTGGTTGTTGAGACTCTCCAGTCTTGGAAAATTGAATGTTCTTTGTGAAGGCTCAGCCCCATCCTGGGCGTGGAGATTCAAGCCGGGGAATCCCGCCAGCAGCAGTAATGCCATGAAAAGCATGTATGGTATCCTGCTCAGCACAGCCCGCACCCCGCCGGACCCGGGCAGGAAGCCTGGGAATCTGCCTGGAACCTTCCCGGGGATGATCCTGCTCTCGTTGCTGTTTCCCCTTCCATTCATCCGAAAATATCCTCCAGAATAGATTCATCCATGGGAACCTGCTCCACACAGTAATGTCCGATCTTCCTGTGGCTGTGTTCCGGTGTATGGAAGTCGCTTCCCGGGGTACTGAGAATACCGAACTCATCCGCAGCTTTTTGAAACTTCCGAGCTTCCCTGAGTTTCACCGAAGAGTGGAACGCCTCAAGACCGTCCAGTCCCAGGGGAACCCATTGTTCAAGAGCCTTTTTCAGTTTGGTCCAACTCATGTGGAGCGTCCCGGGATGAGCGATCACCGCCTTGCCTCCTGCCCTGTGAATCTTATCAATTGCTTCCTTCAGTTCCAGACCCTCCCGGGGGACATAGAGGGCTTGTCCGGGTCCCAGAAAGCGTTCAAATGCATCGGGAATATCCAGGGCGAACCCCTTCCTGATTAAATATTCGGCAAAATGGGGTCTGCCCACAATCTCGCCTCCCGCAAGCTGCTGAACATCCCGATATTCTCCCGGTACTCCCAGTTGATTCATCTTTTTGGCAATTTTCCGGTTGCGGCGCTCACGGTCTTCCAGAATCCGGGGGAGAACATCATCCATGGTACCCTTGTAGTCGTGAATACCCAATCCCAGCAGGTGGAAGCTTCCGGAGGGATGGGATATCTCAATTTCGATACCCGGAATCACCCGTACTCCCAGGGATCTTCCCGCCCGGTACGCAGGTTCAAAGCCCGCCACTGTATCATGGTCGGTGAGGCAGAGAGTGCTGATTCCCCTGGCGGCGGCATATTCTATCAGTTCAACCGGTGAAAAGTATCCGTCTGAAGCAGTGCTGTGACAATGTAATTCAATCATGGTTTTTTCCCTGTATCGGAATATAATTTTATGCCGATGCTACAAAGCATATTGCCAATCATCCTGCTTGGCAACAAACGCTTGATTTTACCTACGGAAGCAATTATTGTAGATTTTAGGAGTATTCTGTGCCCAAGGCAATGAACTACAATGCCAACTCTGTTGTATATTTCACAGGTGATGTTGGCGAGAAGATTTATATACTTCAGCAGGGTAAGGTTGCATTAAAATCCGTAGATATTGAGACCGGAGAAGAGGTGACCGATCTGATCGCCACCGGAGAGTTTTTCGGGGTGAAGTCGGCCCTGGGACATTATCCACGGGAAGAGGACGCCATTGTGCTCACCGACAGCCAGTGTCTCATGTTTACCGTGCCGGAATTCGAAGTAATGATCAGCAAAAACACCCGGATCATCATGAAAATGCTGAAGGTCTTCAGCAATCAGCTTCGGAGAATTCATGGAAAGGTCCGTAATCTTATTGCCACCGGGAAGAGAGAAGTACCCGAAGACGGCTTGTTTAAAATTGCAGAATACTATCTGAAAAAGCAGGCGTATCCTGAAGCCATTTACACCCTCCAGAAATATCTTCAGCATTTCCCCCGGGGGGCATACCGAAGCAAAGCCCAGGATTATCTGAAAAAGGCGGAAGAGTACGCTCAGGAATACGGCAAGGGAAAAGGACCGGCGATTATTGCCGGAACCAAGACATCCCAGTCCAATCCCAACCTTTCCTTCGAGGACAAGCCCCCCTCACCCAGGAGGAGCAGGAATTTTACAATGCCGAAAGTTTTCTGGGTCAGCAGGATTATCAGAAAGCTGCAGAAATCCTCGCATCCATCATAAAAAAAGGAACAGAGCATCCGAATTTTCATGAATCGAATATTGAAATGGCCAAAGCGCTTTTAGGTCTCCACAAGGCGGATACTGCAGTTCAGCACTTGAAGGTGTACATTCAGAATCATTCGGACAATAGAAAGATCGGCGAAGCCATGATTTACCTTGGAGATGCATATATGGCCCAGGACCAAAAGGATCAGGCCAAAAAAGTGTATCAGCGGGCGTTGAATATTCCGTCTATCGATGATGTGTGCAGAAGAAAGGCCAATAGCATGATCCGGAAAATTGAGGGTAAGGCATGAATTTTAACACCGCAGCATTTGAACGCTTTGCCGTAACCTTTCAAAAGGAAGACATAATATTCTGTGAATATGAACCCGGCGATGCGTTTTATCTGATCCAGGAAGGCCGGGTGCGAATCAGCAAAATCATGGGTGACATCGAAAAAACCATCGATGTTTTGTATCCCGGGGAGATTTTCGGGGAAATGGCGATTCTCGAAGAAGCCCCCAGGTCAGCCAGTGCCATTGCCCTGGATAAAGTGAAAGCGCTGGAGTTCAACCGTGAAAATTTCACCATTCTTCTCCAGGGCAATCCCCAGATTGCCATGAAACTTCTCAAACTGTTCACCAAGCGCATATATGATCAGCGCAGACGCTTTCAGATTCTCACCCTGGAAGATACCCAGGCACGGATCGTGGATGTTTTCCTCATGCTCAGCGAGCAGCTGCCGCCGGATCAGGCAGAGAGGAACCAGCAGGTCTTCGAAGTTTCGGTGGATGATGTGGCACACTGGGCGGGTCTATCCATTGAGAAAACCTCGGATATCATCAACCAGCTCATAACCCAGCGGCGGATCGAGGTGAGTACGGGAAAAATCATTGTGAAAAACATCCACGACCTGAGACGCTTCGTTCAGAGCCGCAGAAAGGACCGCTGAAAGGACCCCAGAAAAAACCCCAGAAAGAACCCCAGAAACGGGGTACTGAAACAGGGGGGCTGAAAAAGCCCTGTGCCGAGACACCCGGCCCGCGCCTGGGCCGCCGCACTGCGGCAGCCTGGGATTAATTCCCCGCCAGCTCCTCTATCTCCCCGCTTGTGAGGGTTCTGTTGTAGACATGAAATTCGTCAACAATACCGTCAAAGCCCGGCTGTACTCCGTTATTTCCGATGGTGAAGGGGGCTGGGACGTGGGGCAGATCGACGGCATTGGTTTCAAGGGCCCGTGACGATCCGTCAATATATATTTTAAGATTTCCCGTATTCTGATGAAAGGTTACCGCTACATGATGCCAGCTGCCGGCGCTCACCTGTGAAGCGGTAAATTCACCCACTGCGGCCATGGGCGCAATATCATCGTAGGTGAGACTCAGCTCATCATTTGCACTGATGTATTCAAGACGCCAGCCCGGCGCCGGCCCCACCAGAGTGTTATCCATGGTTACGAATGAGCTGTCTGCCGCGGGAAGGGTATTGAGGTTGAGCCAGAACGCCATGCTGAAGTTGCCGTAGGTAACATCGCCGGGTTCGATTTTAAACGTGTCGGCTTCACCTGCAGCAGTAGTATCAAAACTCAGGGAATCTGCAGGTGATATTTGAACGGCCGAATCGGCAGATCCGTTGCGGCCGGATGCGGAAGCGCTGCTGCCGGTGAGAGTAAGATTCCGTGCGCCGGGACTGGAATCGCCGATCCCGCCGTCCATGTTCCAGTAGGCTTCCAGACCGGTTTTCAGCCGTATTTCCTCCCGGGTATCCAGTTCCCCGTCGCTGAGGAAGGCCGTGAGGATATATTCGCCGGGAACATCCGGAGTGAACCGCAGCTCTGTACCGCTGAGATACTCTTCGGCGAGCCGGGTTGCGGAAGCGCCGGGAACGGTGAGCTGCCATTCAAGAACAAAGGGATCCCCGTTGGGATCCGATGTAGCTGAAGCATCCAGCACCACTTCCGTCCCCGGGAAAATCTCGTCTCCCAGGAGAATGCCGGAGGTCTCGGCGATTCCCAGCACCGGCGGCGAGGGCGGGGTGAGAACGTTACTGAGAAAATCGCAGGAACTCAGCATTCCTGCGGCTGAGAGAAGCAGCAGAGCGGTGCCCAGGGCCCGCAGCATACCCCTCAAGGGTGTTCGGCGCTGTAATGTATCCTTCATATCATCTAATAATAACTGGAGTCTTTATAAAATTCTATTCCTGCCGATACTCAAAACATGATACGCGGAATGTACACCGGCGCCGCCGGTATGATCGTACAGCAACACACCATGGATGCAATTTCCAACAATCTTGCCAATGTGGATACCACCGCATACAAGGAAGATGTGTCCGTCCATAAAGCCTTTCCCGAACTGATGCTCCGGAGGATGAACACCGAGATCACACAGCTGCCCATCAGCAGAACCGCACCTCATCTGGGTTCGGTGGATCGCGCCCCTGTGGTGGGAAAACTGGGCACCGGCGTGGAACAGAATGAAGTGTTTACCGTGTTTGAGCAGGGTTCCATGAAGCAAACCGGCAACTCCTTCGATCTTGCCCTTGAGGGCGACGGGTTTTTTGTGGTCCAGACTCCCTACGGTGAACGACTGACCCGGAACGGAAGTTTTCATCTGGGGCCTGAAGGCCTGCTGGTTACCAAGGAAGGGTATCCCGTTCTTGGTGAAAACGGCCCCATCCGGGCCAAGGCGAACAACTTCATCGTAGATCAGGACGGACGAGTGTTCCATAATGAGCGCTTCGCCGACGATCCGGAGCGTCTGGTTTCCCAGACCGAGAATGAATGGGATGAAACCGTTCAGGTGGATACCCTGCGAATGGTGGACGTGGACAGCAGCCGATATCTCAAGAAGATGGGATCAAGTCTCTACCGGACAACCTGGGAAAGCGGAGACGCCTACACCCTCCAGGATTCCCGACCGAAAGTACGACAGGGCTTCCTGGAAACATCCAATGTGAATCCGGTGAAGCAGATGGTGAAAATGATTGAAGTAAACCGGGCATATGAGGCGAACCAGAAAGTGATTCAGTCCCATGACCAGGCAAGCGATAAACTGATAAACCAGGCAATGCGATTCTAATAGCGCCAGGCAAGGAATGCGCTTCGACAAGCGCCAAGTGAGGAGTAACAGACAATGATGCGTTCACTGTGGACTGCTGCATCGGGAATGATAGGGCAGCAGTTTAATATCGACACGATTTCCAACAACCTCTCCAACGTGAACACCACCGGGTTTAAACAGAACCGGCCGGATTTTGAAGACCTGCTCTATCAGACTACCCGGACAGCGGGAACCCCCGCCACCGAAGAAACTCTTGTTCCGGTGGGAGTACAGGTTGGGCATGGTGCCAGAGTGGCCGCAACCCAGAAGATTTTTACCCAGGGCTCTTTGCAGAACACAGGAAATGTCAGTGATGTTGCCATAGAAGGGGAAGGTTTTTTCCGGGTACTCACCTATGACGGCACCTATGGGTATACCCGGGACGGTGCCTTTAAAATCGACAGCAACGGCCAGCTTGTCACATCCAACGGGTACCGGGTCATGCCCGAGGTGGTAATGCCCGAGGGGTTCATCCGTGAATCAATTTCCATCAGCCAGGACGGGAGAATCAACGTCCGCCTTCCCGGACAGGATGATCCAGTGGAAGTTGGGCAGCTTGAGCTGTACCGCTTTGTGAATCCCGCCGGACTCCAGGCGGTGGGGGAAAATCTATTCAAGGTGAGCAGTGCAAGCGGCGATCCCATTGCGGGACAGCCGGGTTTTGACGGTATGGGTAAGACCATTCATAAGTTTCTTGAGATGTCCAATGTTGAGACGGTGAAGGAAATGGTGAATATGATTACCGCCCAGAGAGCATACGAATTCAACTCCAAGGCCATTCAAACCTCGGATACCATGCTGGGAATTGCCGCCAACCTGAAGCGGTAATCCTTGGGTATACAGGGGGATTCTGCCGTAAATCATAAATCGGGAATCCGCCGAAGATAGAAGATAGAAGATAACAGGAGATGATTACATGTCCAGCATCGCAGATATAATGGGAAAATATCAGAATATCGATCAGAACAGTTCTCTGCCAAGGGTGAATGCCCAGGCTTCCAGGGATGAGCTGAATGAGGTTGCCCAGGAATTTGAGTCCCTGTTTGTAAAAATGATGCTCGATTCCATGCGTGACACCCGAAACAGTGAAGATAATTTCACCTATGGGGGCATGGCGGAAGATATTTTCGAGGACATGCTGTATACTGAATATGCGAGCGATATAGCCAGGCGCGGCGATTTCGGCATTGCAGATATGATCATCAACCAGTTTTCACCCAACCGGGGACAAAATCCCGGAGGCTGAAGCCGAATCAGCCTGCAGATATCATATGAATTTATGAATATTTTTGCCATAAATGTATAATAAAGTATACGATTGAAGACCGGCGGGATGCCGGTCTTTTTTAGAATCCGGTAAAGTGCTGCATTGTAACAAATTAAAAATATAATTGAACCGCATTCGGTTTGGCACGCTTATTGCATGTATACATGCGGAGGGTGTTATGACAAACTCGGCCGCAACGATTTCAAAATCCGTATCCCAGAATCAGACTCATGATGTGCTGAAAGCATATTTTTCACAGATCAAGGATAGTCCGCTTCTGAACTTTCAGCAGGAGCTGGATCTTTCGAAGCGTATTCAACGGGGCGATACGGCAGCCCGCCAGAAGCTTGTGGAGAGCAATCTCCGCCTGGTGGTGAAAATTGCCCGTCAGTATATGTCCTCCGGTGTGGGGCTTCTCGACCTGGTTCAGGAAGGGAATCTCGGACTGCTTCATGCTGTGAGCAAATACGATTACCGCAAAAAAGTCCGGTTCAGCACCTATGCATCATTCTGGATCAAGCAGAGCATCTCACGGGCCATCTCCAACAAGCGCCGGTCCATACGGCTGCCCCACCGAAAAGAGGATGTCCTGAAAAAGGTTCAGGCAGCATATAATGCGCTGGCTCAGAAAATGATGAGGTCGCCCACCACAGAAGAGATTGCCGCATATCTTCATATTTCCCATGAAGAAGTGGTGGATATTTTGAGTATCAGTGAACATCTGGTAAGCTTGGACAGCAGCCTGGCCAATGACAGCGGAACCATGTACGACCTGTATGAGGATTATTCCTACACTCCTGAAAAAGAACTTCTGGATAACTCCATGAACGACAGCATGCGCAACCTTCTGGAACATCTGGAGCAGCGGGAGCAGTTCGTGATTATCAACCGCTACGGCCTTTGGGGACAGGAGAAAAAGACCCTGAAGGATATCAGCAAGCTGCTGGACGTAAGTCCTGAAACAGTCCGCCAGATTGAAATGCGGTCAATCCGCAAACTGAGACAG
It includes:
- a CDS encoding penicillin-binding protein 1A; this encodes MALSKKGKTTLRILAGVFAGFFILFSVVIGIALGATYNLEGLNDFNESEAALPTQIYDRNGRLITEFFSDEKRELISIEEMPRHLIYAVITREDQDFFQHKGVSITGTTRAAIGYLTNNFAGGGSTLTQQLATMLYLDKSDVSVSRKLQEIWIALQLERNWSKNEILEEYLNKSWFGHNTYGVEAASKFFFGHSAREVTIAESMMLALQLSSTNKYSPLKNPNLARERQKEMLDEMVVQGYATQEEVEASFDEFWRNYDYTRSGTTTAFFERQDKAPYFSEHVRYLLENEILLGSADIYRDGYKVYTTLDLDYQDAAREYLQVGIQSANETYDRNISSRARFATEVFVPAIDLLSLGFNVDQLRVAGEKQLQNAKTYFRDNITPMIDMLTLLSENSNDGGLRDITWTAYQQKENLEKQTTVQGALISLENETGHVLSMIGGNKFEQTNQLNRALQARVQPGSSFKPLYYSAAIEKEVITPATMIYDSPVVFWNDDGTPYTPTNYKGEWEGPVLARYALAKSMNVPSLRILNRLGFDDAISITSDLLGIPEREQVSRGLVRKYPIGLGVISVSPIMMAQAFATFPNEGREVTPVFIRYVEDRSGRIVAEPERNLREEQARQGRELQIISPQTAYIMTEMLQTTVQEGTLRYPRSLVGGFGDMPIAGKTGTTQNWSALWTVGFSPYYTTAVWIGFDEGNNSMGVNQTGAITAGPIWARYMKEVHRDLEPRTYNRPANGLIELEVTNRNGLLPPAGYNGATYTEIFREGTEPREFDTSEEFQRQVASEGRTKLDQSISQGGVELSTIGGSSLSDSGISLDLDLELSLDLDGTGDGQGGSNGEESGAGNDGDGDSLSNPFFDDSFSLEGPGGSSDVIPPEGGNSDEGGNPYLD
- a CDS encoding LysM peptidoglycan-binding domain-containing M23 family metallopeptidase; translated protein: MLFMALLLLAGFPGLNLHAQDGAEPSQRTFNFPRLESLNNQDPIFRQISDDIQSFYRWQAGNDARPQLSIYEYVVQEGDSMFSLAARLNIPQASIATLNRLDNPRLPLPGTPVLIPNIPGMFIPENPESDFQRMLSSRIKDDGSFELSEQFTLPPRAPGKDPSSWRFVLNGDFTGVERRAFLQVLFRDPLPGSYISSGYGLRTSPFTGRNQFHFGIDLVAPMGTSVVSAMEGRVLDVGEDRVYGKYISIEHPSGYQTMYAHLGNIFVGIGDTLKAGDTIASVGNSGLSTGAHLHFEIMYLGKNRDPQEYIRR
- a CDS encoding PHP domain-containing protein, which produces MIELHCHSTASDGYFSPVELIEYAAARGISTLCLTDHDTVAGFEPAYRAGRSLGVRVIPGIEIEISHPSGSFHLLGLGIHDYKGTMDDVLPRILEDRERRNRKIAKKMNQLGVPGEYRDVQQLAGGEIVGRPHFAEYLIRKGFALDIPDAFERFLGPGQALYVPREGLELKEAIDKIHRAGGKAVIAHPGTLHMSWTKLKKALEQWVPLGLDGLEAFHSSVKLREARKFQKAADEFGILSTPGSDFHTPEHSHRKIGHYCVEQVPMDESILEDIFG
- a CDS encoding Crp/Fnr family transcriptional regulator, yielding MPKAMNYNANSVVYFTGDVGEKIYILQQGKVALKSVDIETGEEVTDLIATGEFFGVKSALGHYPREEDAIVLTDSQCLMFTVPEFEVMISKNTRIIMKMLKVFSNQLRRIHGKVRNLIATGKREVPEDGLFKIAEYYLKKQAYPEAIYTLQKYLQHFPRGAYRSKAQDYLKKAEEYAQEYGKGKGPAIIAGTKTSQSNPNLSFEDKPPSPRRSRNFTMPKVFWVSRIIRKLQKSSHPS
- a CDS encoding tetratricopeptide repeat protein translates to MLASIIKKGTEHPNFHESNIEMAKALLGLHKADTAVQHLKVYIQNHSDNRKIGEAMIYLGDAYMAQDQKDQAKKVYQRALNIPSIDDVCRRKANSMIRKIEGKA
- a CDS encoding Crp/Fnr family transcriptional regulator, with amino-acid sequence MNFNTAAFERFAVTFQKEDIIFCEYEPGDAFYLIQEGRVRISKIMGDIEKTIDVLYPGEIFGEMAILEEAPRSASAIALDKVKALEFNRENFTILLQGNPQIAMKLLKLFTKRIYDQRRRFQILTLEDTQARIVDVFLMLSEQLPPDQAERNQQVFEVSVDDVAHWAGLSIEKTSDIINQLITQRRIEVSTGKIIVKNIHDLRRFVQSRRKDR
- a CDS encoding LamG domain-containing protein, translated to MKDTLQRRTPLRGMLRALGTALLLLSAAGMLSSCDFLSNVLTPPSPPVLGIAETSGILLGDEIFPGTEVVLDASATSDPNGDPFVLEWQLTVPGASATRLAEEYLSGTELRFTPDVPGEYILTAFLSDGELDTREEIRLKTGLEAYWNMDGGIGDSSPGARNLTLTGSSASASGRNGSADSAVQISPADSLSFDTTAAGEADTFKIEPGDVTYGNFSMAFWLNLNTLPAADSSFVTMDNTLVGPAPGWRLEYISANDELSLTYDDIAPMAAVGEFTASQVSAGSWHHVAVTFHQNTGNLKIYIDGSSRALETNAVDLPHVPAPFTIGNNGVQPGFDGIVDEFHVYNRTLTSGEIEELAGN
- the flgF gene encoding flagellar basal-body rod protein FlgF, giving the protein MIRGMYTGAAGMIVQQHTMDAISNNLANVDTTAYKEDVSVHKAFPELMLRRMNTEITQLPISRTAPHLGSVDRAPVVGKLGTGVEQNEVFTVFEQGSMKQTGNSFDLALEGDGFFVVQTPYGERLTRNGSFHLGPEGLLVTKEGYPVLGENGPIRAKANNFIVDQDGRVFHNERFADDPERLVSQTENEWDETVQVDTLRMVDVDSSRYLKKMGSSLYRTTWESGDAYTLQDSRPKVRQGFLETSNVNPVKQMVKMIEVNRAYEANQKVIQSHDQASDKLINQAMRF
- the flgG gene encoding flagellar basal-body rod protein FlgG, whose product is MMRSLWTAASGMIGQQFNIDTISNNLSNVNTTGFKQNRPDFEDLLYQTTRTAGTPATEETLVPVGVQVGHGARVAATQKIFTQGSLQNTGNVSDVAIEGEGFFRVLTYDGTYGYTRDGAFKIDSNGQLVTSNGYRVMPEVVMPEGFIRESISISQDGRINVRLPGQDDPVEVGQLELYRFVNPAGLQAVGENLFKVSSASGDPIAGQPGFDGMGKTIHKFLEMSNVETVKEMVNMITAQRAYEFNSKAIQTSDTMLGIAANLKR
- a CDS encoding rod-binding protein, encoding MSSIADIMGKYQNIDQNSSLPRVNAQASRDELNEVAQEFESLFVKMMLDSMRDTRNSEDNFTYGGMAEDIFEDMLYTEYASDIARRGDFGIADMIINQFSPNRGQNPGG
- a CDS encoding sigma-70 family RNA polymerase sigma factor; translation: MTNSAATISKSVSQNQTHDVLKAYFSQIKDSPLLNFQQELDLSKRIQRGDTAARQKLVESNLRLVVKIARQYMSSGVGLLDLVQEGNLGLLHAVSKYDYRKKVRFSTYASFWIKQSISRAISNKRRSIRLPHRKEDVLKKVQAAYNALAQKMMRSPTTEEIAAYLHISHEEVVDILSISEHLVSLDSSLANDSGTMYDLYEDYSYTPEKELLDNSMNDSMRNLLEHLEQREQFVIINRYGLWGQEKKTLKDISKLLDVSPETVRQIEMRSIRKLRQFSKELEDFIGT